Part of the Quercus robur chromosome 5, dhQueRobu3.1, whole genome shotgun sequence genome, CTTCCAACGATTAAAtcagttttctctctagaacatAAGGATGAGAAATAGTAAATGGTCAGAACTTACCTTTGGTAGATGGGGTCTGTTCGTTTTTATAGAGATTTTTACGTGGGTCTACTTGTTTAGGACCTATCACCATCATGGGTGATGTTGGTGGTTAATGAAGAAAATGGGGCATGTGGAATGAAGTGTATGGAATTCCTTTCACGTGTTAAGCAACGTGTTGTGTTTTACTTATGAGAAACCTTTGGAGAATTTCTTGTAGAATTTATCAAGTATAATTTTATCGTCCATGTGTATGGTTGTCTAAATAAACTCATCCATGAAGAACTCCCTTCATCGTATCACTTAGTTATCAACGGATGTGTATGTTCTCCTTCTCAAATGACTTGGTACAGGCATGGCTGAACTATGGATGACGACACAAGGACGAGTAATTAAAAATAGCTGTTAGGCAATAATGGGTAATCTAGTTGTTGAGCTTTTATGAGTTTTTAGTAACCAATAATTATAGGCTATTATTGTCAAGAGTAGTCTATACAATACCCATCACTACACCATTTTctataagtgttttttttttttttttttttttttttttttttttttttttttctattactcTGTATTTCCAAATACATAATTTctattctctttctctcccacaTATTTTTCTACAATTTATATTTGTTGTAAGGAAGGCAATAGAGAGTTCTTCTTGAACCTTTGTGAGTGAAAGTGCGTCCATCATGAAGGTTGATACTACAGTCTAATCTTAGATGATTATTTAGTTAAAAGAACAAGTTGCATCAAGTTTTACTCTAGGTGGCCCAAATCTGTTGGGTTACATGTGTGAGTGAAATTCCACATTgaataatgatgaaaaaaataactagttaatataatataattgagcACATGTCCATTAggcttaggccttttgggttaaagtgtatCTTTATATCTTATATTAATCACTCAAGGAAGTTATCCAAGGTATTTATCTccctaacaagtggtattagagttTATGGTGATGTGGGGCAAAAGTGGTAAGATTATCGAGGTTCCTTTCACAGTTGGAACAAGTACGGGGTGTGTGTGCTTAGAGTCCTTTCTCAAATGTAGCAGGGCAGGTTGCTTTTGCAGTTGGAGCAGAGACGGTTTATTTCATGTAGCAAGCTCATAAAGCCTACGCAAAAGATTTTGGAAAATTTCCAACAAAGGAATGTTACTAATGATGCTAAATAATGGTGTGGCGTGAGGGTCCCATGAACATGGATGTGTGTGTGGGGTTGACACAGGGTTCCTATGGATGGCATATGAGAGGTCCATGGATGGAACATTGATGAAGATAAAAGCCCATAAggcaaggggggggggggggggcaagcATGATTTGTTCATGGCCCACGGAGAGGTCTTGAAACCCATAGAGAGACAAAGACTCACACATGAGGGGAAGATTGTTGGGTTACACGTATGAGTGAAGTCCTATATTGAATAATGATGGAaagaatgagtggttaataaaatataattaagcaCATATCCATTGTACTTAAAtattttgggttaaagtgtgtctctatatgttatattaattatttaaggaAACTCCCCCAAGATATTTATCTCACCAacacaaatcaattttttaaggaCAACGCTTTTGCAACGTGATTCTATAGCATTGTGAGATCGTTTTAAACTCCTTTTTATATTATGTCCTTGCTAATTATTTGGgatattatttgttgttttaaaacttatttatccactaaaatatttccaacatAATCAACCTAAACTAGATAAATATGGCGCATCCGATTTAAgtaattgagtaaaaaaaaggcacctatttatttatatattttaattttgagttttagaactatatataatataatggaCTCTCTCAGTGTAACCTCCCCTCcctctaaaaaaataatgcaaaaaatcCCCTCTTGCTCATTGCAATTTGCAAGCTTGCGTCTTTTTCGGCAATCATTTGAGCAAATTAGTAGAACAAAtccaaaactccaaaatttGGTCAGACTTTTAGACAAAGTTGACATTCGTATTTTACAAgttaaaaaaatccatttaaaaaatCGTTATATTAGTAATTTGAATTCGCACATGGGCAAAATATTTTTGGCAAATGTGGTCAACGAAAACCTAGTTATTGTCCCAAAACTTGTGAGTGCTTACATTGTCACATTCCCATGTATAATTTAATCGAAGTAAGGTGGAAATTTTATGGACCAATACAAAATAGCAAGAATTTTCTATTGAAATTTAACTGTTATTGAAAGTTTTGAAACAAGAATTTCCCCCCccttaattttgaaatataatccATCATATCATATCCAATTACATGATAATTATGTCTTACCACCTTTAaaactttcaactttcaactccGATATGTAACATGATGAGACTATTGTACGGAAGGAATAAAGAAAACCACTTCAAGTATTATTATAGCTCTTAAAAGACACCTAAATAGGTATCCAATTCTAaactttcagcaaaaataaaaaaaaaaaaaaaaaaaaaaagtatctaatTCTAAACACATCTATTAGAGCTCTTAAgctttcaaggtttttttttttttttttttttttttttttttttttttaattgagtcaTATTGACAAAAGTTTTAAgccttaaaatatttttaaaggcTTATATAACGTATTTATTACATAAacaaaaagggaacaaaaaataaaaacaatgttTTTCATGAACTAAGATTTATCCCTCTAAAACAATTGCAGAAACAATACAAGAACACTATTTTCTTGTACCTTGTAGTCCTACTTAGTTTTGTGGCctcattttttcaataaaaatttagggGTGCAAGAATTTTCACAATTACTGTTGATATGATATGTCATGATTGATGCATAATACAAATGGTATCATTGGTcgttaataatatttttttttgtacatcTCTTAGCGTAAGAAAAATACTTGCTTCAAAAACTAGAAAAAGCCAAGAAACATGTCTCATCCACGTCCAATGTTCATCACTTCCGTTGACATTCATGTGTCCCAAGCCCAGTGTTCAGGTGCTCATAAAGAATTCCCACCAACCAACCAAATGTTTGTTGTCCTAATCCCttaaatttgacaaatttaaaaaaaggggGCATTTTCTTTAGGAAAGCAAATTTGAGTTACCCCTATTGGAGAGAGGTAACATCAACCCACATTAAGGAAGTTCACTGCTTAATGTTAGTTTGTGTTAATATCCAACTACTACAACTGATATTCCTTactatcaatttatatataagagCAACGGAGGACTGAGGTCTGATATGATTTTCACAAACCATTCTTTTGTAGGTATGCTAAATTTCGCAATCCCAATCAATGGAAAAACCCAATCAAATTCAAGTACGTGTtaatcaacaaaatatataaaaaaaaaaaaatgataattacataactttttgaaaaagattGTCAAATTCTTTTGTTAGCTCttattttccttatttaatTTCTATCTAGAATCACTGAATTTACAAGTAATACCTGCTAGATCGTGGTACTCCAACTATATCttacttaaccaaaaaaaagaaaaagagaatcatTAAATCCTTTggaaaaatgccaaaaaaagagagagaagggaatgaaaaacaaatcttCTAGACTTCTAGTCTAGTAATAGTAGTAGTATTAAAGagcaccaatatatatatatatataataaatccatcaaatttcattttacaCAGTAAAACAGAATTACAGTATTGAATTCCTTGGGAAAATTTACCccacagtaaaaaaaaaaaaaaaaaacaataaaataaaataaaaacacagttTATGACGAATCAGGAGGCACCACGTGGATGAAGATGGAATCAGAAAATGTCAAGGATCTCGAGGATCGAACGGTTGCAGAGGGGACACGAACCTCGATTCAACCAAAGCTCCCTCGAACACACCCTGCAAAAAGTGTGCCCACATGGTATGAACGCTGCGCCTTTCTTCCTCACCATGCACACGCAGCACACCGAATCATTCCCCTCCACtcctcctttctctttctctttctctttctccttctctgTCATCATCGTCGTCTCCTCATCTCCACCGTCCGTTTCCTCCAGCAATCTCATCAACGAAACCCTGAACGGCGTTCCCGGTGCTGACGTCGTCCCCCCTACGGTGCTCTCTGTAGGCCCCACTGATGCCACTCTCTCCGGTTCATGCGACGCACGAAGTTGTCTCTCAGCTGCCAACGCGGCAGCTAAGTTCATACCCGAACCCGACGTAACCGGGCTCACGCAAAGCGGATCCGGGTTCTGACCCGGTGGAGCCTGGCCCAGGCCCACATCGATAACAACcacgtcttcttcttcttcttcttcgtcgtcgtcgtcgtcgacGATGTTGTTGTCTCTAACATTGGTCCCACCGAAAACCCAGGTGGTTCCACAACAGCCCATTCCTTTCAATCCCAGCCTTTCTTTTAGACTCCTCCGCCTTCTCCTCGTTCCATCTACACCGTCCATTTGCTCCCTCAGAAAACACAGAATCGTTCtcgtctctctttctctcaccaCCGATTCCTGCAGTATCATACCGAGTTGACTCATTTTCACGCAAACCcagaagccaaaaaaaaaaaaaaaaaggaatatacaAACACACTACTAtagtctatatataaataaagcaAGAGTGAAAAGGCTTTTTTGTGAGGTACTACATTAATAAAAACCTACAGGTTTAGATCACACAGTTAAGGTGGAGTTGTCCATGTAAATCCCGTGAGTATCTTAAAGTAGCAGCAAGAAGCGTTAAAACCCCACCTCTCTATGTTTAATTCACAGCAGCGAAAGTGACAAAACCAAACATGGAAAAATGGGGTCCAAACAAAGCAAAGTTGTTTTTTTGCATAGTTGAGAGACTTGAGAAACTTAGGATAGGTCAATAAATACAGTGTTTTAAACTGATTATGAGGTCCTAGCTAACTCAGTCTTTGAAAAAGATGGGATTTTTCGAGAGCTTGGGAAAGAAAAGGAGGACAAGatagaaagagaagaagaaaacaaaaaagggaaaggaattGGAGAGCTACTTTCACAGAGTtttttctgcttcttcttcttcttaattgtCTTGGAGTTGGAGTAAGGGAaccaatttttctttgttttttggtaaCTTTATACTTTGTTTTGTGGCAGACTTggcaatatattaaaattaaaattttttttttattacattaaagtagtatttataaattataagtagCTTGTGGTTTTTGTAACTTGTACATGGTGTTTTGCCGGCCCCGAAATGAAGTCAAAAGCCATTGAAGCCGGCGCGTCAACCAAGGTTTTGCCACATGGCATCTCCATCACCTAATAATCAGAACTTtggataataatataatattaatattaaaatgaactTTAAAGTTTACACGTTATATATCTATaagtttggatttgtttgttgctcaaaaaagaaaaagtttagaTTTGTTTCTAAATTActagttctttatttttcaaattttataatttatatcattattattaaatttcattttttaaaaattataaaggttATACCAATCATATTTTGGTcgttaatttatttgaaaatgacgttgttttaaaacatatattttttggtctataatttattagtatttagaaatacattttcttttttgtgggttgataataaaattataaaaaaattattcattgaaGGAGTATATTAACATTACTATAATAGACAACTGATAGTTTAAGTTACAAGTTGTAATTTAATTCCGTTTGTTttgatattaatattttttttaaatgaataattttttataaaataattttttagaaaattaactGGTTTTCCTATTTTTGGTAGCAATATAGGAAAATGAGTATATTAACATTACTATAATTGATAGTTTAAGTTGCAAGTTGTaacttaattttgtttgtttcgacattaatatttttttttaaataaatcatttttcataaaacactttttagaaaactatcttatttttctatgtttgatAACAATcttaaaatgagttggaaaactattttttgatTTCCCTTATTTAGCCCCACGTGAGATAATGttgttttccaattttaatattaaaaaaaaaaaaaaaaccaactcaaTCTCATTTTAAGTTaaataaagaaagttaaaagattgttttttcttaattcattttttatgatactaccaaacatagaaaaaaaaaaaaaaaaaactatctccACATGAGGTTATCCATTTAAACCATTGGAGAAAATTAATGATCAACTCCTCCATcctcttaaattatataaaaaattattaattttaaagggtttttttttttttttttttttttagggactaATTTTAGAGTGGATTCTCTCCAAATGTACATAATATTTTAAcctatattaaaataatagaatgaggTGGCATGCTCCACAAgattctctatttttattgAGCTGGTTAGACACGTAAGTCTCCAATTTCAAGCAAAGCGCAGCCTTAGACTGGTGTTTGGTAAGATGACTAGATGAGAGACATCAATCTGATTATATtgtagttaaaaaataaattgcttgaattttgaaagtttaTCCTTAACTAAATGGTTTGAATTATtgataaatgattttttttttttttggtgaattgaCTCCGATGGATAGAGGGAtctaaatattatattaaacaCAAAATATACAACCCAACTGTTCTATCTCGTAGGGGTTAACCCCAACACttttattatgttaaaaaattttgaaatttaggtTAAATATGCATTCCttttctctttaaataaatacataaactTCCTTTCATATTATAAACACTTTTCACTACATTCtcgaaataaaaaaatttaaaaaataaataccttTCACTAAGGATTAGACTATTTGACTTCAAACATATAACACATGGTATTGGACCAATGTTTGTGTCAAAgaggatttttaaattttttattcctctATAAtgtatccccaaaaaaaaaaaaaaaaaacctttgtccAATGAGTCACATCAAGTTCATCTGTTATTTCCCCACCACTGAACGAAGGTTGATGCACTGATTGTGCCAAAAAGGGAGAATTTGCTTCCCAACATAATTTCACTACACATATTCTTCGTCCTGGAcagggaaaagaaaatagaaagtgtaattttcaaattttgtctgACAAGGAAAATGATGAACAAAACTTTAATGCAGTCTGTATGGGAAAATTTAACGGATGTGCCAAAGCTATAGGTCTATGATAtacttttaaaaactttttatgagaaaagaaacatgtatttttacagttttttatatttcccataaaaattgtaTCAGatcttttttaaaatggtttatttataattgTCATAAAAGCATGTAAGGAACCCCTACAgatttttagataataattgttgtaatattgcatttagttagttagttacaattccaaGTATATTAATCACATTTAACACATATTGAAATTATTAATACAAATAGGGAATAATAGGACCATTAGGATTAGGCCATGTGGGCCAATAGAATAGCTTTATGGTACAATAAATACCTATTTGTAATCACATTTCCATGATGGAAGAATAAATCAGTTTCTATTTCTTTATCTATTTGTTTCTCTATAGAGGGTGTCTATCTCAAATTAAGTAAATTTCCTTACAAGTTTTGTCGTCCCCATTAGAAACCACCGGCTTCCTAACAGAGCATTCGTTAACATTgcttttaatttaattgaacATCATGATTTGTGATCTAATGGGACTCAAAACACTTTTTCTGGTTTCACTCTCAGTTACCCAACTAGACCCTATTTTCGGTGGTTTCAAATCTAGACAAAGTAGGCATGTTATCATCATCATACATGTCCTACCATGATTAAAGTTCTTCTTAATTAACATTATATGGATCTAAACAATCCAAAGTCAAATTTCTACTTggaattaatattattaatcgtatccatgtaaatatttttttggatcaATGATTGGCAATGCCAATTGGTTGGTCTATGGAGTCCAACCAATCATGAAGCCTTTTTTGTTGACACCAACCAGAATAGGGGGAATATCCGTTCAACCAAACATAACCAAATGTCAAATTAATGTGCAATTTTCAATAGTTATTCAGTTTGGATGGTATCACATTTGGTGCTAGGTcgctaattttgatttttgaaacagattttgattgattttgccTCGTCTGGAACCGGACTTACTCGGTCTTTCACAATTCTAATCTAAGTTatacaatcatatatataatatattaaagtgaaaGTTAATCAgaaaatctaaattaaattctaattagattttaattttgtgcccaGCATCTTTTTAATTATCCTattagatttttgttgttgttgttgttgttgagaatcTCCTATTAGAATTCTTTGAATAACTTGTTATAGGGTTATTTGATGATCAACGACTCAAAAGTCTATTGAACAGTTTTTGcattatatatatctatatatatattttttaattaatttatttatttttaaagaatggTTGATAGGATTCTAGTAACTCTATAGTGTAGGTATCCTAAAATCTACATAGCTAAGTTATCTTAAAAGTTAACTCTCAAACTGGGGGAGAAATTCCCAGAGGGTTCACACTGCATAATGGACTTCTATTATACAACGGTCAAATCTATTTGGGGCCTAATAGCCATCTCAAATCTTCTTTCTTGCACTATGTGCACAACAGTCCTTTAGGAGGACATTCAGGCTATCTAAAGACCTTGCACAAAATCCAACAAGATTTCCACTAGCCTGGTTTAAGGAAGGACTTAAGGCAACATATTAGAGAGTGTGACACTTGTTAGAGAATTAAGCATTAGATTTGTAAGCCAGTTGGGTTACTTCAACCTTTGCCCATTCCTTCTACACCTTGGTCAGATGTAAGTATGGACTTTATTGAGGGTCTTCCTAAATCCCACTTGAAAAATGTGGTTTTGGTAGTTGTAGATAGGTTGACTAAATATGTTCATTTTATTCCTTTAGCACATCCTTACGCAGCTTCCAAGGTGGCAGAATTGTATGTGCAATATGTTTTTAAGTTACATGGAATGCCAACTTCTATTGTAAGTGATAGGGATCCCACTTTCAGTTCACAATTCTAGAAGGAATTGATGCAGCTGCAAGGAATAGAACTAGTGATGTCTTTAGCCTATCATCCACGGACAATTGGGCAAACTAAAGTGGTGAACAGGAGCTTGGAGCAATATCTGAGGGCATTTACAACTGATAAACATACTACTTGGATTGATTGGTTGCCTTTAGCTAAATATTGGTTCAATACTAATTTTCACAATTCCACAAAAATAACTCCTTTTGAATATATGGTTATCCACCACCAAGATTAATGGATTATGTTCCTAGAACTACTAGAGTGGAGGCAATTGATATGCATCTCAAGTCTAGGTAGTAGATATTGTCATTGCTAAAGCATAATTTGGTTTTAGCTCAAGAAAGGATGAAGCTACAAACTGATAGGCATAGGTCTGAAAGGTCATTTGAAGTGGGGGAGTGGGTGTTTTTGAAGCTGCATACTTATAGACAGAagttaataaaccataaaacTCTTGGCAAGCTAGCTCCTAAGTACTATGGGCCATTCCAAGTTCTGCAGAAGATAGATGAAGTAGCTTACAAGCTGAACCTACCCTCCAATGCCTTAATTCATCCAGTATTTCATGTGTCCTACCTTAACGCCAAATTGGAATAGCAAGTTATCCCCATTCCTACCTTACCAGATATTACTGCAGAAGGCATTGTTAACCTTGAACCTATTGAAGTGCTGCAAGAGAGGTCTCACAGGCTTCGAAACAGAACCA contains:
- the LOC126726999 gene encoding uncharacterized protein LOC126726999; protein product: MDGVDGTRRRRRSLKERLGLKGMGCCGTTWVFGGTNVRDNNIVDDDDDEEEEEEDVVVIDVGLGQAPPGQNPDPLCVSPVTSGSGMNLAAALAAERQLRASHEPERVASVGPTESTVGGTTSAPGTPFRVSLMRLLEETDGGDEETTMMTEKEKEKEKEKGGVEGNDSVCCVCMVRKKGAAFIPCGHTFCRVCSRELWLNRGSCPLCNRSILEILDIF